In Heptranchias perlo isolate sHepPer1 chromosome 38, sHepPer1.hap1, whole genome shotgun sequence, a single window of DNA contains:
- the ctxn2 gene encoding cortexin-2, protein MNNNHYNSSLGIGTGNSMNTFPLTLEQKTAFAFVAILFIFLGLLIVRCFRILLDPYSSMPSSTWTDGMDGLEKGTFEYTLA, encoded by the coding sequence ATGAACAACAACCACTACAACAGCTCCCTAGGTATCGGGACAGGCAACTCCATGAACACCTTTCCACTCACCTTGGAGCAAAAAACCGCGTTTGCCTTTGTGGCCATCTTATTCATTTTCTTGGGCCTTCTAATTGTGCGGTGTTTTCGAATCCTCCTAGACCCTTACAGCAGTATGCCATCCTCCACTTGGACGGATGGGATGGATGGGCTGGAGAAGGGGACCTTTGAGTACACTCTGGCATGA